The following are encoded together in the Salmonella enterica subsp. enterica serovar Choleraesuis genome:
- the kefF gene encoding glutathione-regulated potassium-efflux system ancillary protein KefF — protein MILIIYAHPYPDRSHANRRMLEKVEVLPDVEVRSLYDLYPDFNIDIAAEQAALSRADLIVLQHPMQWYNMTPLLKLWLDKVLSHGWAYGHGGYALRGKSLMWAVTTGGGEQHFNQGDHPGFDVLSQPLQATALYCGLKWLPPFSMHCTFICTDSTLAEQACAYEQRLLAWREANNG, from the coding sequence ATGATTTTAATAATTTACGCCCATCCTTACCCCGATCGCTCTCATGCCAATCGGCGAATGCTCGAGAAAGTCGAGGTTTTGCCAGATGTTGAGGTGCGTTCGCTATATGACCTCTACCCTGATTTTAATATTGATATTGCAGCGGAACAGGCGGCCCTGAGCCGCGCTGACCTTATCGTGCTGCAACACCCCATGCAATGGTACAACATGACGCCGCTGCTCAAACTATGGCTAGATAAAGTGCTGTCGCACGGCTGGGCTTATGGGCACGGCGGTTATGCCCTGCGCGGTAAAAGCCTGATGTGGGCGGTTACCACGGGTGGCGGTGAGCAGCATTTCAACCAGGGCGATCACCCAGGATTCGATGTGTTATCTCAGCCGCTACAGGCTACCGCACTCTATTGCGGATTAAAGTGGCTGCCGCCTTTCTCAATGCATTGCACCTTTATCTGTACGGATTCGACTCTGGCAGAGCAGGCCTGTGCTTACGAACAACGGTTGCTGGCATGGCGGGAAGCAAATAATGGATAG
- a CDS encoding carbamoyl-phosphate synthase (glutamine-hydrolyzing), which translates to MPKRTDIKSILILGAGPIVIGQACEFDYSGAQACKALREEGYRVILVNSNPATIMTDPEMADATYIEPIHWEVVRKIIEKERPDAVLPTMGGQTALNCALELERQGVLAEFGVTMIGATADAIDKAEDRQRFDKAMKKIGLGTARSGIAHNMEEALAITAEVGYPCIIRPSFTMGGTGGGIAYNREEFEEICLRGLDLSPTNELLIDESLIGWKEYEMEVVRDKNDNCIIVCSIENFDPMGIHTGDSITVAPAQTLTDKEYQVMRNASLAVLREIGVETGGSNVQFAVNPKDGRLIVIEMNPRVSRSSALASKATGFPIAKVAAKLAVGYTLDELMNDITGGRTPASFEPSIDYVVTKIPRFNFEKFAGANDRLTTQMKSVGEVMAIGRTQQESLQKALRGLEVGATGFDPKVSLDDPEALTKIRRELKDAGAERIWYVADAFRAGLSVDGVFNLTNIDRWFLVQIEELVRLEERVAEVGITGLDAQFLRQLKRKGFADARLAKLAGVRENEIRKLREQYQLHPVYKRVDTCAAEFATDTAYMYSTYEEECEANPSQDRDKIMVLGGGPNRIGQGIEFDYCCVHAALALREDGYETIMVNCNPETVSTDYDTSDRLYFEPVTLEDVLEIVRIEKPKGVIVQYGGQTPLKLARALEAAGVPVIGTSPDAIDRAEDRERFQHAVDRLKLLQPANATVTTIDQAVEKAAQIGYPLVVRPSYVLGGRAMEIVYDEADLKRYFQTAVSVSNDAPVLLDRFLDDAVEVDVDAICDGEAVLIGGIMEHIEQAGVHSGDSACSLPAYTLSQEIQDEMREQVRKLAFELQVRGLMNVQFAVKDNQVYLIEVNPRAARTVPFVSKATGVPLAKVAARVMAGKTLAEQGVTKEVIPPYYSVKEVVLPFNKFPGVDPLLGPEMRSTGEVMGVGRTFAEAFAKAMLGSQSNMKKTGRALLSVREGDKGRVVDLAAKLLKQGFELDATHGTAVVLGEAGINPRLVNKVHEGRPHIQDRIKNGEYVYIINTTAGRQAIEDSKLIRRSALRYKVHYDTTLNGGFATTMSLNADATEQVISVQEMHQQLVK; encoded by the coding sequence ATGCCAAAACGTACAGATATAAAATCCATCCTGATCCTTGGCGCTGGCCCAATTGTTATCGGCCAGGCATGTGAATTTGACTACTCAGGCGCTCAGGCCTGTAAAGCTCTGCGTGAAGAAGGCTACCGCGTCATTCTGGTGAACTCTAACCCAGCCACAATTATGACTGACCCGGAAATGGCAGACGCGACCTATATTGAGCCGATTCACTGGGAAGTAGTGCGCAAAATCATTGAAAAAGAGCGTCCGGATGCGGTGTTGCCGACAATGGGCGGCCAGACCGCACTGAACTGTGCGCTGGAGCTGGAACGTCAGGGCGTTCTGGCGGAGTTTGGCGTCACTATGATTGGCGCAACCGCCGACGCTATTGATAAAGCCGAAGACCGCCAGCGTTTTGATAAAGCGATGAAAAAGATTGGCCTTGGCACTGCGCGCTCTGGCATCGCTCATAACATGGAAGAAGCGCTGGCGATTACCGCGGAAGTCGGATATCCGTGCATCATCCGTCCTTCTTTCACCATGGGCGGCACCGGCGGCGGTATCGCTTATAACCGCGAAGAATTTGAAGAGATCTGCCTGCGCGGCCTGGATCTTTCGCCAACCAATGAGCTGCTGATTGATGAGTCGCTGATTGGCTGGAAAGAGTATGAAATGGAAGTGGTGCGCGATAAGAACGACAACTGCATCATCGTCTGCTCAATTGAAAACTTCGACCCGATGGGCATCCATACCGGTGACTCCATCACGGTAGCTCCGGCTCAAACTCTGACCGATAAAGAATATCAGGTGATGCGTAATGCCTCCCTGGCCGTTCTGCGTGAAATCGGGGTAGAGACCGGCGGCTCCAACGTTCAGTTTGCGGTTAACCCTAAAGATGGTCGCCTGATTGTTATTGAAATGAACCCGCGCGTGTCCCGCTCCTCAGCGCTGGCCTCTAAAGCGACCGGCTTCCCTATCGCTAAAGTGGCGGCAAAACTGGCGGTTGGCTACACCCTGGACGAGCTGATGAACGATATTACCGGCGGGCGTACCCCGGCATCGTTCGAGCCTTCTATCGACTATGTAGTAACTAAAATTCCACGCTTTAACTTCGAGAAATTCGCCGGGGCTAATGACCGTCTGACCACCCAGATGAAGTCTGTGGGTGAAGTGATGGCAATCGGCCGCACTCAGCAGGAGTCTTTGCAGAAAGCGTTGCGCGGTCTGGAAGTGGGTGCGACCGGTTTCGACCCGAAAGTGAGCCTGGATGACCCTGAAGCGCTGACCAAAATCCGCCGCGAACTGAAAGATGCCGGTGCCGAGCGTATCTGGTATGTGGCAGACGCTTTCCGCGCAGGTCTGTCCGTTGACGGCGTGTTCAACCTGACCAATATTGACCGCTGGTTCCTGGTGCAGATTGAAGAGCTGGTTCGCCTTGAAGAGCGAGTCGCTGAAGTTGGCATCACCGGGCTGGACGCTCAGTTCCTGCGCCAGCTTAAGCGTAAAGGCTTCGCCGATGCGCGCCTGGCTAAGCTTGCCGGGGTTCGTGAAAATGAAATCCGCAAGCTGCGCGAACAGTATCAGCTGCATCCGGTATACAAACGAGTGGATACCTGTGCGGCGGAGTTCGCTACCGATACCGCTTACATGTACTCCACTTATGAAGAAGAGTGCGAAGCTAACCCGAGCCAGGATCGCGACAAAATTATGGTGCTGGGCGGTGGACCTAACCGTATCGGCCAGGGGATTGAGTTCGATTACTGCTGCGTGCATGCGGCCCTGGCTCTGCGCGAAGATGGTTATGAAACCATCATGGTTAACTGTAACCCGGAAACCGTTTCTACTGACTACGACACCTCCGACCGTCTCTACTTCGAGCCGGTAACGCTGGAAGATGTGCTGGAAATTGTGCGTATCGAGAAGCCAAAAGGTGTGATTGTCCAGTACGGTGGCCAGACTCCGCTGAAACTGGCTCGCGCCCTGGAAGCCGCAGGGGTGCCGGTTATTGGTACCAGCCCGGATGCTATTGACCGTGCCGAAGACCGTGAGCGCTTCCAGCATGCGGTAGATCGCCTGAAACTGCTGCAACCGGCCAACGCCACTGTAACTACCATCGACCAGGCGGTAGAAAAGGCGGCTCAGATTGGCTATCCACTGGTGGTGCGTCCTTCCTACGTATTGGGTGGCCGCGCGATGGAAATCGTTTATGACGAAGCCGACCTGAAGCGCTATTTCCAGACTGCTGTTAGCGTTTCTAACGATGCGCCAGTGCTGCTGGACCGCTTCCTTGACGACGCGGTTGAAGTCGATGTGGACGCTATCTGCGACGGCGAGGCGGTGCTGATTGGCGGCATTATGGAGCATATCGAACAGGCCGGCGTTCACTCTGGTGACTCCGCATGTTCTCTCCCAGCCTATACGCTGAGCCAGGAGATTCAGGACGAGATGCGCGAGCAGGTGCGTAAGCTGGCCTTTGAACTCCAGGTGCGCGGTCTGATGAACGTTCAGTTCGCCGTGAAAGACAACCAGGTTTACCTGATTGAAGTTAACCCGCGCGCGGCCCGTACCGTACCGTTTGTTTCGAAAGCGACAGGCGTTCCACTGGCGAAAGTCGCGGCACGAGTCATGGCGGGTAAAACTCTGGCCGAGCAGGGCGTGACTAAAGAGGTGATTCCTCCTTATTACTCCGTGAAGGAAGTGGTGCTGCCGTTCAACAAATTCCCAGGCGTCGACCCGCTGTTAGGGCCAGAGATGCGTTCTACCGGGGAAGTGATGGGCGTTGGCCGTACCTTTGCCGAAGCGTTTGCTAAAGCGATGCTGGGAAGCCAGTCCAATATGAAGAAAACCGGTCGCGCGCTGCTGTCGGTACGTGAAGGCGATAAAGGCCGGGTTGTGGATTTGGCCGCAAAACTGTTGAAACAAGGCTTTGAGCTGGATGCCACCCACGGTACTGCGGTTGTGCTGGGCGAGGCGGGGATTAACCCACGCCTGGTCAACAAGGTGCATGAAGGCCGTCCGCATATTCAGGACCGTATCAAAAACGGTGAATATGTGTACATCATCAACACCACCGCTGGCCGCCAGGCGATTGAGGACTCCAAGCTTATTCGCCGCAGTGCGCTGCGCTATAAAGTGCATTACGACACTACCCTGAACGGTGGTTTTGCAACAACCATGTCTCTGAATGCGGATGCGACTGAGCAGGTGATTTCGGTTCAGGAGATGCATCAGCAGCTGGTGAAGTAA